From Aspergillus chevalieri M1 DNA, chromosome 4, nearly complete sequence, a single genomic window includes:
- a CDS encoding putative C2H2 transcription factor (Con7) (COG:K;~EggNog:ENOG410PN3N;~InterPro:IPR039327,IPR013087;~go_process: GO:0006355 - regulation of transcription, DNA-templated [Evidence IEA]), with product MDNRPASEYAQSDQASAAAAPAPYTPQAEVRPAPQYTPQPDVRPTGTTANISSSNTPQSDYGLNQPPAAAAARSPAYDYMPRPQYHHAPSTQAGGAAGMAQATNPSIAASSPTYPPPYSPYQPQGHDMTQYQGHPPPPPPQMYARPEWPHGYAQHGHHMPPYTAPATTVYSFVPIPGAQQHKRPRRRYEEIERMYKCGWNGCEKAYGTLNHLNAHVTMQSHGAKRTPEEFKEIRKEWKARKKEEEAQRKAAEERERAAAQAAQANHVEAPGAPDPTQTAATQPPAYPGGVRPQLPPIGYQPADGQVHGGYGATGGMVYQNGQMAYPPNYPHSPYTQGGQMYQPQNQPGSYPQ from the exons ATGGATAACAGACCTGCTTCGGAGTACGCGCAGTCAG ACCAGGCTTCGGCTGCTGCAGCCCCTGCTCCCTACACCCCTCAAGCGGAGGTTCGCCCGGCTCCTCAGTATACACCCCAGCCCGACGTCCGTCCCACCGGGACAACCGCCAACATTTCGTCTTCCAACACCCCTCAGTCAGACTACGGTCTGAACCAGCCTCCTGCAGCCGCCGCCGCGCGCTCCCCCGCCTATGATTACATGCCTCGACCTCAATACCATCACGCGCCCAGCACTCAGGCCGGCGGCGCGGCAGGTATGGCTCAAGCAACAA ATCCCTCCATCGCAGCCTCCAGTCCCACCTATCCGCCTCCCTACTCGCCCTACCAGCCCCAGGGCCATGACATGACTCAGTATCAAGGtcatcctccgcctccgccgccacaAATGTATGCGCGCCCCGAATGGCCGCACGGTTACGCTCAACACGGACATCACATGCCTCCGTATACTGCCCCTGCTACTACG GTCTACTCGTTCGTCCCCATTCCCGGTGCCCAGCAACATAAGCGTCCCCGCCGTCGTTACGAGGAAATTGAACGGATGTACAAATGTGGATGGAATGGCTGCGAAAAGGCttatggcacattgaaccaCTTGAACGCACATGTCACAATGCAGTCGCATGGTGCCAAGCGGACTCCTGAAG AATTCAAGGAGATCCGAAAGGAGTGGAAGGCCCgcaagaaggaggaagaggctcAGCGCAAGGCTGCCGAGGAACGTGAACGTGCTGCTGCTCAGGCCGCTCAAGCCAACCATGTCGAAGCCCCTGGAGCGCCAGACCCGACGCAAACTGCGGCCACTCAACCTCCGGCCTACCCTGGCGGTGTCCGTCCTCAACTACCTCCGATCGGGTACCAACCCGCTGACGGCCAGGTGCACGGCGGTTACGGTGCCACCGGTGGTATGGTCTACCAGAACGGCCAGATGGCGTACCCTCCCAACTACCCTCACTCTCCTTATACACAGGGTGGTCAAATGTATCAACCAC AAAACCAACCAGGCAGCTACCCACAATAA